In Garra rufa chromosome 14, GarRuf1.0, whole genome shotgun sequence, the genomic stretch AGTcatccttatgtcgttccaaatttttgatgaaattcaagctTTTTGACCCTTGtaagctttgtaaaattatggttgaaccactgatgcacatggactattttatcgatgtccttactacatttctgtgccttgaccgtggtagtACCCTTACCATCTTtgaagggtcagagagctctcggattcataaatatcttaatttgagctcagaagataaacaaaggtcttgtaTGTTTGGggagtaattagtgacagaattttcatttttgggagaactatgcctttaaattaatcaaaaatgacagtaaagacattgaaCATTCTATTAATCTATTTCACTCAGTgtctacaaaaaatattaagcagcacaactcttttcaacattgatgaaaaagaagtttcttgagcagcaaatcagaaagatttctgtaggatcatgtaggatcccaaacttttgaatagtagtgcaAAAGTTACCTGCTGAAAAGATTAACAGCCTATTGCACCGTTTAAAGACAATGAATACTCTGTCAACTAGTGTTCCTTCCTGTTTCTACTCTGGTCTACAGCTTAAATGTGATAAAAGAATCAGACGTGAGTGCATGTGAGCTTTTtgcattatatttaatttataaaagacaaaaaattagATGTCGCTAACTGACCATTATGTACCTCCACCCTTAGATGAAAGTGGATTTCAGGCGTGATATATTAGAGCCCATGGCAGCTTTCCTGCAGCTGTGTTGTGCTGAAATCCAAAGCTTTGCTTTGTGTGTTTTAGCATAGTGCCAGTATTCTGTTCAGACACAGAAAAGCAGACGTTGCGCTTCCACAGACttaaacaacaacatcaggcctGATCTCACCCTGATTGGGCTTTCAGACCAGACCATCACAAACTGCCTAATCGAGGAAGCAACAGCCAGCACCCTTCTGTGTCCTACAGAACTATCTGGAAATTATGCAGCAAAGCATAAGTGGCTTTGTATGCATGAAACAAAAGTATAAAAGTGGTTTTATCAGATCAATATACAACATAATGCAGTTTCAGTTCATTCGTCTGAACAATGGATCAGACTAATGACATTCGTCACTCAAGAAGTGttctatataaaaatatatgagTTTCATTGGGTGACAAACTACTCTTTTGACCCTAGTGACAACATGTTATATTGAGCATTTACATGTAATGCGTCACTTTAAGGAAGCTGCCTTCTGAATGAGAAAATTCTGTCGGCTCCTCCACACTCAGTTCCTAAAATCAGACACGGGGGAGCGGAGCTGATATCAGtgcttcttttctcttttttcccccctcataCACTCCCCTCTAATGTGCACCGATGTTTCTGGAAAGATCTCATATCAGTTTTATGACTCCAGGTAAGGTCTAGCCTTTTCGAGTCCTTCCTGCAGGAAGCGAATGTATGTGGAAGCTGAAGGATCCTCAAAACCTGCTGAGAAACTGATAGCAGGCCCTTCTTCCTCTGGTTTCATGGATGTCTGGTCCAGGAAATTATTAGCATTGATGTGATGAACCTAGAGAAGTTACAGTGATATTCATCTAAGCAACCTGAACATGAACAGTTGGCACAGACTGAATAGTTGGTTAAGAAAGCTAAAGCAGACTCACCACAGTGCCGTTGGGCAACGCCACCATCATCTCCACTGGAAAAGTGTACTTTTCCAAATGTAAAGTAGCCTTTTCACTCAAGTGCAGATTCTTTTTATCAGCCTAAATGAAGGGAAATCACATTTAGCActaatgtctaaaaaaaaaaaaaaaaaagtaccgttTTGTTTAACTTTACAACATGTGTCAGCTAAATAACCCAAACTTCCCACCTGCAGATCCTCCAGCTCTTTGACTAGAGACCAGCTGCTGATAAAGCTCTGGTTGAGCAAGGCCAAAACGGGCGAACTCTCGAGGACTGTTTCTCGAAGAGTCCGCCCCGAACCTAAACGGAAATAAGGAGTGAGAGAAGTGTACAGAATGCAAATTAGAGAAACATCTAATGTACAATATTTGAAAGAACCTTAGAACTCTAGCTTTAAAACAGTTCTGATGcatgattaaagggatagtttacccaaaattgaaaattgtcAAGAATTATTTacgttgttccaaacccgcaagacctttgttcatcctcgGAACACaaaccaaaatattttttatgaaatgtgATAGCTATttgacctgcatagacagcaatgcaactgaaatgttcccaggccaaGAAACAtagtacattgttaaaatagtccatttgacatcagtggtttaaccgcaatttacgaagctatgagaataatttataaatataaataaatttattcaaCATTTCTTCTCGATAATGGCAGAATGCATGATTttaaggagaagaattgttgaataaagtcattattttttgttttctttgcacacaaaaatattaatggacTGTTTTACGAATGTCCTAACTATGTTTTtgggtctgggaacatttcagtagctttgctgtctatacagggtcagagaGCTAAAGGattatcatcaaaaatatcttaatttgtgtttcaaagatgaacacaaaggtctcacgggtttggaacaacataagggtgagtaattaatggcaaagttttcatttttgggtgaactgtccctttaactgcACCAAAACTTTGTATTATTTGTTATGCCTGTTTTTGGGTGTCCAACCTCAGCATGACTGGTCATCCAGAGCTCCCCAGAGCAGGATGGAGTGAACCAGCTTCTTCTCTGCATCAGCTCTGCTAAAGGCCTCACTGAATGGTAAATATGGCAcctttcaaaaagaaaacatcGATGAGATTGATAACAACAACATTGCAAACACTTCAACTGTTCAACCATCATCAGAAAAAATGCAATGATATCTTGTAGATTTCAGGTGTTTAAGTATAATCTGTGATACAGTTGAGGACTGAGAGGCAGGGGATTCACCTTACCTTTTTAAATGGGTACATTGTGACCTCCAGGCATCTGGATGCTGCTTCTCTGCTCAGCTCTTCACTCCAGACAATCTCCTCAAAGACAAACTGAATGGGCTCTCCTCCCTCCCCTCGGCTGTCAATCTTGTTCCCCTGCTCGTCATAGATCACTGAGGGAGTGGAGGGACCTTCTGCTCTGAGCTCCATCTAAAAACATATATGGCTCATTTACCTCATGCATGTTTCAGCTAAGAATGCAATAAGAAAACCTGACTAAAAAATGTGCAGCAAAAGCATTTTTAGTATTATGTATACCACAATTTAAAACCCTCAGAAGATGTTCTGCAAAAAAACATGAGCACTAACCTGAGGCAGGTATCCAATATCCACCTCCATGTTGCTGCTTTCACTGCCTCCATAAAGCCACTCCATGTCCACATTCAAAGATCTGCCATATAAAACACAGAATCAACTAGGGCTGCAGGATAATGGTTAAactgatatgttttttttttttaaatctcatctAGTTTCCAGAGTATATTTATAGTATTTAACAAATTCTCTACATTAAGAAGTAATACAGTTAAATCTCTACTTATTCCAAATACCTAATAACCTACTGTTTTTCTATTAAAGgggacctattatgcaaaaatcacttttataaggTGTTTGAACACAGTTGTGTGGCCGCAGTGTGTAAGAAAAACagcatataatgttacaaataaacccactcatttttttttaatagtccCAATAAATCAAAAACAGAACACGTCCCTACATCACTGTAAGGAGAAATTCCGCCCATTTGGGACGATCTCTGCCCTATCAGCATAGACACAGCCCTGAGTGAGAAGCCGCAGTCCGCCATTACGTTTTTCTTGCTGTAGCTGCTGGAGATATAGAAAGCCAGCACCAAAGAGGCATTACAAGTGTTGTGTTTTGGGATGCATCAACGAACATAGGAGTCTCCATAGACTTCCCTCCACCTGAGCCACTGAGGACACAATGGGTAAATTTCATTTTCAAAGGAAATGTCCCCAGGAAAAGGATTACTGACTTATAAACCAAGTATGTTTTCTGAGAGTTTCTGACATTTTCAGTGCGTGAGattgtcctgttttgtttttgccaGCTCTTGTAGCTCCGCCCTCTTCTGAAAAAAAGGGCCAGGAGCACCAGCTCTTTTGCATTTAAATGGACAAACACAAAAACTGTGCGTTTTGGCTTATACtctaaaaatgcaattttaacaagctataaaataaaaatttatccgtcaggtattttgagctaaaacctTACTTAAGTCTCTGattagtgttgggtcgagtccgAATCTTTagccattcgagtccgagtcgagtcggactcaagtccaagtacaaatgggtcgagtccgagtccaactgaacactactgtttgtcagtatcttaaccttgttttaacctttccaactagaataaggcaatgacaatttaaatgtaaaaaagcaaacagctattgccatttggatttttgatttcacaccatcttataattagtgtcctgctcagcaaactttaaagtcatgtaacagaagttataacttatgtattgtgacatatttcagagtgaaacagcttttagaatgtgaaaaattatagggcaggacAGAACTTGTctttatttgctgttatatagtaaatgtataaattcaatggggtgggtaggaagcttagtgaatgagacctgaggagcagaaaattcacctcttatctctgattttggctgttttgggttttatatgatgaatgttaagaccttagacagggtagatggcattttgatttttttttttcttggatgaaaatgaggctgtaaggTGACAGTTTTTAAGAAGCAGTCTATggaggccatggaataaaagagtaaaaaaaaaaaaagtaaatttgagtttatatttcaaaattctgactttattttcacaattccgagattatatttcacaattttgataagaaatgacattctcccttttcccctcagctcaaaatcatgagtttaaatcccacacttctgacatttttcccctcagaaaactctgagttaatttgagttataaagtccgaaatacaacatataaaaaaaaaaaaaaaaaaattctgaattgtgagataaaataggcaaatttaatatgacgcagtctgctgcagcaggtttacattgctgtcgctttaagaccggatgcaccgatcatatattgtgacacatctgtatttctcccaactgtttaaaTTCACTCACAAGACAAAACCGACCGCATTTGCATTAATACTCTCCAagacggtgcattttgacattacttttcgtGTAAATGTGTAGCAATAACATCCAAAAGTaaacttaattcagcatttgcACGCTTACTGAGAGGCGCTTTCGTTGAGCGCACTTTGAGGgtttgtgtatgcaaagaaaccagcaggctttcaagttctggcaagacttttaaacaagtgcgaatactgaatgtcactttcgtaataaattttcgtcaactgtccctggactctgcaattattcccgagtccgaaaagcttgagtctgagtcaagtctgagtCAAAacgcatccgagtccgtgacaagtccgagtccgctaaaaattgaactcgagaccggactcgagtccgagtacaagtccgagtatcCCAACTCTATCTCTGATGTCCTCAGAGTGTGTATAtcttacatcttgtaaaaaggggcataataggtcacctttaaTATGGATGAATGTGGAACCAGTGGACAAATATTGCAGACAATTATGCTAAAATAATTGAGAGAAACAGACTAATTATGCAGCCCTACACTCAACACCTTAAAAGTTCTTACAATTAGGAACAGTGGAAGGAAGACTGACTTGTCATTTGGGACGTAGAGGTGAAACTCTCGGACGTGAGAAGCATCTTTGGAGAGGATGATGTTACCAGCAAACTGCCCAGGAGTGAACCAGAATGGAAAGTCTGGAACATCATTTAGCTGGAACTCAGCATGGATTCTGTAATTAGTATGACAGCACAATATGATCAGACTCGGTTAGAGGcttacttttaaaaaaagttaaaactgaAATTACAATCAGATATTCTTTAAGTTACATACACAGAACATTTGGATGACGAAAACCTTACATGTTTTTTTAACTCACCTGAAAACAATGTCATAATAGAAGTCACTAGCAGCCCGGATACAAGCCACAGCTCCCTGTGAAGCGAAGCGAGTTTTCACAAAGGGTCGCGGATGAAACATACTCAGCAGAGAGTGGATCAGCACCTGGAGGGAAATGAAACAGTCACATCATCTATCCAGCAACTAAACAAATTGACTAAACAAGCCCTTGATAACCTCAGATCACCAATTTTTCAACGTGGGTAAATCAAAGTAAcattaaatgaaaacggtttgtTGATGTAATTCAGCTCAAGCATCTAAACAAATACAActatctgaacaattttaaaAGGTATATTTATACCTCTTTGCCTCGTGGTGTGGGAGGATGATAGCGGTTGTTGGGAAGGTAGCCA encodes the following:
- the LOC141284771 gene encoding selenoprotein N-like, translating into MMAADVDKTPAGEPKDDHNEDCATPSSRRARSRFVQLSSLFLIAAVPFIAFCIKYYQDVQLVKRHEAGLKALGADGLFFFSSLDTDQDLYLSPEEFKPIAEKLTGVAPPPEFEEEIPHDPNGETLTVNAKMQPLLLESMTKSKDGFLGVSHSSLSGLRSWKRPAVPSSTFYASQFKAFLPPSGKSALGDTWWIIPSELNIFTGYLPNNRYHPPTPRGKEVLIHSLLSMFHPRPFVKTRFASQGAVACIRAASDFYYDIVFRIHAEFQLNDVPDFPFWFTPGQFAGNIILSKDASHVREFHLYVPNDKSLNVDMEWLYGGSESSNMEVDIGYLPQMELRAEGPSTPSVIYDEQGNKIDSRGEGGEPIQFVFEEIVWSEELSREAASRCLEVTMYPFKKVPYLPFSEAFSRADAEKKLVHSILLWGALDDQSCUGSGRTLRETVLESSPVLALLNQSFISSWSLVKELEDLQADKKNLHLSEKATLHLEKYTFPVEMMVALPNGTVVHHINANNFLDQTSMKPEEEGPAISFSAGFEDPSASTYIRFLQEGLEKARPYLES